A portion of the Paucilactobacillus hokkaidonensis JCM 18461 genome contains these proteins:
- the tnpC gene encoding IS66 family transposase — protein sequence MTDVVETLVKNNQELVEQLTKVNKQNEQLHQEVTYLNELTSEMSRKLFGKSKEIVPEDGQLSLFENDTSNTVKANDVLTEVSSYKRKAKGTKADKLANFPTKIIERELKDEDCQCDNCGSHMIDMGSIEARSELEFIPATIKRLMYKQHSYVCKKCERQGITSIKKASIPKPLISNSLGSSSIVTETILQKFQQKVPAYRQEKYWQSLGLPINRDNICNWQIISSEQVLQPIYDLLHEELTQQDIVHADETSYQVIQSDKVKTYFWQFCSGKTEEKQIVLYHHAESRGHEVPLQFLDGFNGYLHCDGWGAYHLLPNITLVSCAAHIRRKFFEALGNKRDPNKSSPAYIGYMYWQRMFQLEKKWRNLAPKERLAQRQKELKPVMDEFWQWLEVLNVLPHSKLGRAAEYAAKQRDGILQVLNDGRLEFSNNKAERMIKELVMGRKNWLFSTSLKGAHSNGVILSIMKTAELQGLDVRKYLNYLFRQIPNLKIVDHDALIKYMPWSKNIQMNCK from the coding sequence GTGACTGATGTAGTCGAAACGCTGGTTAAAAATAACCAAGAACTAGTTGAACAATTAACCAAGGTTAATAAGCAGAATGAACAACTACATCAGGAAGTTACCTACTTAAACGAATTGACCAGTGAAATGAGCCGAAAGCTTTTTGGTAAATCTAAAGAGATAGTGCCTGAAGATGGACAACTATCGTTGTTCGAAAATGATACTTCAAACACAGTTAAGGCTAACGATGTACTCACTGAAGTGAGTAGCTACAAGCGAAAAGCTAAGGGTACGAAAGCAGACAAGCTAGCTAATTTTCCAACTAAAATTATTGAACGAGAATTAAAAGATGAAGACTGTCAGTGTGATAACTGTGGTTCACACATGATTGACATGGGAAGCATTGAAGCTCGTAGTGAATTAGAATTTATCCCAGCGACCATTAAACGACTAATGTATAAACAACACAGCTATGTATGTAAAAAATGTGAGCGCCAAGGGATTACGTCCATCAAGAAAGCATCGATACCCAAACCATTGATTTCCAATAGCTTAGGGTCCAGTTCAATTGTGACAGAAACAATCCTACAAAAGTTTCAGCAAAAAGTACCGGCTTACCGGCAAGAAAAGTACTGGCAGTCCTTAGGACTACCTATAAATCGGGATAACATCTGTAATTGGCAAATCATCAGCAGCGAGCAGGTATTACAACCGATTTATGATTTATTGCATGAAGAATTAACACAACAAGACATTGTACATGCGGATGAAACAAGCTATCAAGTAATTCAAAGTGATAAAGTCAAAACATACTTTTGGCAGTTCTGTTCCGGCAAAACTGAGGAAAAACAAATTGTCCTTTATCATCATGCCGAATCACGAGGACATGAAGTTCCATTACAATTTCTTGATGGATTTAATGGATATCTGCATTGTGATGGCTGGGGTGCCTATCATCTTTTACCTAATATTACGTTAGTATCATGTGCTGCACATATTAGGCGTAAATTTTTCGAGGCACTAGGTAATAAGCGCGATCCGAATAAGTCGAGCCCAGCATATATCGGATATATGTATTGGCAGCGAATGTTTCAACTTGAAAAAAAGTGGCGCAATCTAGCTCCGAAGGAGCGATTAGCGCAGCGACAAAAAGAACTCAAACCAGTGATGGATGAGTTTTGGCAATGGTTAGAAGTATTAAATGTATTGCCACATTCAAAGTTGGGACGAGCAGCCGAATATGCGGCCAAACAACGTGATGGAATTCTTCAGGTACTTAATGATGGTCGTCTGGAATTTTCTAATAATAAAGCAGAACGCATGATTAAAGAACTAGTTATGGGTCGTAAGAATTGGTTGTTTTCAACTAGTTTAAAGGGTGCCCATTCTAACGGCGTAATTCTAAGTATTATGAAAACTGCAGAATTACAAGGGTTGGATGTGCGTAAATATCTGAACTATTTATTTAGACAAATTCCCAACCTAAAGATCGTAGATCACGATGCACTAATAAAATACATGCCGTGGTCTAAAAACATACAAATGAACTGCAAATAA
- a CDS encoding MFS transporter, which yields MTGKTKRAIFILIFSEFLVCLGISLVIPVMPFIKNELHLTATDMGIMTSLFALAQFIASPIIGRLSDKIGRKPVLVVGLFLYMISEILFALTNQLFMFNISRIVGGLSAAMVVPTSMAMAADITTKRQRAKVIGWLSAAFSGGLILGPGIGGILAKIDYKAPFWIAGLMGLFSTIALATMLPKEDELGHNDGGPARAELEPPTKMLHFLTKPVIILFVLILVSSFGLQGFESIYSIYVNEVFKFSLDNIALVLTLNGIISLILQVVLFDRLVIWLKETKVIRYCFFLSFAGTIWIVLAHSKWEVIVATLIVFSAFDLLRPAITTMLTKISTKNQGLINGLNMSLTSVGNVIGPIMSGALLDMNYHYPYVVVAVFLIISFGMTYLIRDRTSMKVI from the coding sequence ATGACAGGAAAAACAAAGCGCGCCATTTTTATTTTAATTTTCAGTGAATTTCTAGTCTGTTTGGGGATTAGTCTAGTTATTCCGGTGATGCCGTTCATTAAAAATGAGCTTCATTTAACGGCCACTGATATGGGGATTATGACGTCGTTATTTGCCCTGGCACAATTTATCGCTTCGCCGATTATTGGCCGGCTATCGGACAAGATTGGGCGTAAACCAGTCTTGGTTGTTGGACTATTCCTATACATGATCTCCGAAATTTTATTTGCATTAACGAATCAGTTATTTATGTTTAACATCTCACGAATTGTCGGTGGCCTTTCTGCTGCAATGGTGGTGCCCACCTCAATGGCGATGGCGGCAGATATCACTACTAAACGACAACGAGCTAAAGTGATTGGCTGGTTGTCGGCGGCCTTTAGTGGTGGCTTAATTCTAGGACCTGGGATTGGCGGTATTTTAGCTAAAATTGATTATAAGGCGCCATTTTGGATTGCGGGTTTAATGGGCTTATTCAGTACCATTGCACTAGCTACCATGTTGCCAAAAGAAGACGAACTCGGCCACAACGATGGTGGGCCGGCCCGTGCCGAACTGGAGCCACCAACTAAAATGCTGCATTTTCTAACCAAACCCGTCATTATCTTGTTTGTGTTGATCTTAGTATCATCGTTTGGACTACAAGGGTTTGAAAGTATTTACAGCATCTATGTGAATGAAGTGTTTAAGTTTAGCCTAGATAATATTGCGCTGGTATTGACGTTAAATGGAATCATTTCCTTAATCTTGCAAGTTGTCCTATTTGACCGGCTAGTTATTTGGTTGAAAGAAACCAAAGTCATTCGCTACTGTTTTTTCCTCAGTTTCGCCGGTACCATTTGGATTGTGCTAGCCCATAGTAAGTGGGAAGTGATTGTGGCGACCTTAATTGTCTTTTCAGCATTTGATTTGCTACGGCCAGCCATTACCACCATGCTGACTAAAATCAGTACGAAGAATCAAGGCCTGATTAATGGACTGAATATGTCACTAACCAGTGTTGGAAACGTGATTGGCCCGATCATGTCTGGGGCATTGCTAGACATGAACTATCACTATCCATATGTTGTCGTGGCCGTGTTCTTGATTATTTCGTTTGGGATGACTTATCTGATTCGAGATCGGACTAGTATGAAAGTAATTTAA
- a CDS encoding MalY/PatB family protein translates to MDFNTIINRVNTDSAKWAITDQAEHREVTAMTTADMDFATPSFIRDSLLPTSPILGYIGTPKTYFDSIIKWQAKHHHLTLTPDQIIPLTGVLPGLSFAIRTVTKPNDNVLIFDPVYAPFSSAIRNSGRHIINSDLTIDNEDQYCIDFDKLEHALATQRVPLMILCNPQNPSGHLWTKADLTKLVSLAKQYHTFIISDEIHQDLVYQPAAFTSLLELPDTEGISLVISAATKTFNMPGVKNAYMFVKDEYLANQINALIESEFGAEISTMGLNATTAAMSKGERWHDELIEYLRDNRDTAYKLFTGSSIVPMLPQSTYLMWLDFSKTGLSDGEIDQKLINDAKVQLNLGAQYGENGEHWFRMNFATPKQQMIAAIKRIITAFK, encoded by the coding sequence ATGGATTTTAATACAATCATCAATCGTGTAAATACTGATAGTGCCAAATGGGCAATCACCGATCAAGCAGAGCATCGTGAGGTTACTGCAATGACCACAGCTGATATGGACTTTGCTACACCTAGTTTTATTCGTGATAGTTTATTGCCAACATCACCAATTTTAGGCTACATTGGTACGCCCAAAACTTATTTTGATAGCATTATCAAATGGCAGGCCAAACATCACCATTTGACATTAACCCCTGACCAGATCATTCCATTAACTGGTGTGCTGCCTGGCTTATCCTTTGCAATCCGGACAGTCACTAAACCAAACGACAATGTGTTAATTTTTGATCCGGTCTACGCACCATTTTCCAGCGCCATTCGTAATTCTGGTCGCCACATTATCAATTCTGATCTGACAATTGATAATGAAGATCAATATTGCATTGATTTTGATAAATTGGAACATGCTTTAGCCACTCAGCGTGTTCCGTTAATGATTTTATGTAACCCACAAAATCCGAGTGGCCATCTTTGGACAAAAGCTGATTTAACCAAATTAGTCAGCCTGGCAAAACAATATCACACGTTTATTATTTCTGATGAAATTCATCAAGACTTAGTTTATCAACCAGCCGCATTCACTTCTTTACTAGAGTTACCCGACACAGAGGGAATCAGTTTGGTTATTTCAGCTGCCACCAAAACATTTAATATGCCTGGCGTTAAAAACGCCTACATGTTTGTGAAGGATGAATACTTGGCTAATCAAATTAATGCGCTAATCGAATCTGAATTTGGGGCTGAGATTAGTACAATGGGATTAAATGCCACCACGGCCGCCATGAGCAAAGGGGAACGGTGGCACGATGAATTAATCGAATATTTACGAGACAACCGTGATACGGCCTATAAATTGTTCACAGGTAGTAGCATTGTTCCCATGCTGCCCCAATCTACCTACTTGATGTGGTTGGACTTCTCTAAAACAGGGTTGTCAGATGGTGAAATTGATCAGAAACTGATTAATGACGCTAAAGTGCAGCTTAACTTAGGCGCTCAATACGGTGAAAATGGTGAACATTGGTTCCGCATGAACTTTGCGACGCCTAAACAACAAATGATCGCTGCAATTAAACGGATTATCACTGCATTTAAATAA